One region of Juglans regia cultivar Chandler chromosome 4, Walnut 2.0, whole genome shotgun sequence genomic DNA includes:
- the LOC108982775 gene encoding serine carboxypeptidase-like 31, which translates to MDFVSKVTVLNTLLALIVLLSAEPVVSLKHRKWGRGKKLASGGNGDLVTDLPGQPAVGFRHYAGYVTVNETNGRALFYWFYESTTEADGKPLVLWLNGGPGCSSVGYGATQEIGPFIVDSNGLKYNNYSWNTKANMLFLESPIGVGFSYSNTTSDYSNLGDDFTANDTYVFLHKWFLKFPSYRKRTFYIAGESYAGKYVPELAELIMINDKNMDPSLRINLTGILLGNPETSDAEDWRGLVDYAWSHAVISDETQKLIRESCDFHSNDTWSNISCSNGVDEVLKQYKEIDIYSLYTSVCTGNNISAGNSDDKSMQVMMKRTSMMMPRIMGGYDPCLDDYAKKFYNRPDVQKALHVSDGRQLKNWSICNTKIFEEWSYSKPSVLPIYKNLITAGLRIWVYSGDTDGRVPVLSTRYSLSSLGLPITKAWRPWYHQKEVSGWFQEYEGLTFATFRGAGHAVPCFKPSNSLAFFSAFLLGDAPPSER; encoded by the exons ATGGATTTTGTATCAAAGGTGACAGTTCTAAACACTCTGCTGGCTCTTATTGTTCTTCTCTCTGCAGAACCTGTCGTGTCTCTTAAACATCGTAAATGGGGTCGAGGGAAGAAGTTGGCCTCAGGAGGAAATGGGGATCTTGTGACTGATTTGCCTGGCCAGCCTGCTGTAGGCTTCAGGCACTATGCTGGGTATGTCACCGTAAATGAAACAAATGGAAGGGCACTCTTTTACTGGTTTTATGAGTCCACAACTGAGGCTGATGGCAAACCATTGGTGCTTTGGCTTAATGGAG GTCCTGGGTGCTCTTCTGTGGGATATGGAGCAACACAAGAAATTGGTCCTTTTATAGTGGACAGCAATGGacttaaatataataactaCTCTTGGAATACAA AAGCCAACATGTTATTCCTCGAATCTCCAATTGGTGTCGGcttttcatactcaaatacAACCAGCGATTACAGTAATCTGGGTGATGATTTTACTG CAAACGATACTTATGTTTTCCTACACAAATGGTTCCTCAAGTTCCCATCGTATAGAAAGCGAACCTTTTACATTGCAGGGGAAAGCTATGCAG gAAAATATGTTCCAGAGCTGGCTGAGCTGATCATGATCAATGACAAGAACATGGATCCTTCCCTTCGAATTAATCTCACGGGTATTTTG TTGGGGAATCCTGAAACATCTGATGCTGAGGACTGGAGAGGACTAGTGGATTATGCTTGGAGCCATGCTGTGATATCAGATGAGACCCAAAAATTAATCAGAGAAAGCTGTGATTTCCACAGCAATGACACATGGAGCAACATCAGTTGTAGTAATGGCGTTGATGAAGTACTCAAACAGTACAAGGAGATTGATATCTATAGCCTCTACACCTCAGTCTGCACTGGCAATAATATTTCTGCTGGTAATTCGGATGATAAATCAATGCAAGTCATGATGAAGCGCACATCTATGATG ATGCCAAGAATAATGGGTGGTTATGACCCTTGCCTTGATGACTATGCAAAAAAATTCTACAACAGACCAGATGTTCAGAAGGCTTTACATGTTAGCGATGGTCGACAGCTCAAGAACTGGAGCATCTGCAA TACGAAGATATTTGAGGAGTGGTCATATTCAAAGCCATCTGTTCTCCCTATATACAAGAATCTTATTACAGCAGGGCTTAGAATCTGGGTCTACAG TGGAGACACGGATGGAAGAGTTCCTGTACTGTCCACAAGATACAGCTTAAGTTCCCTGGGACTGCCGATCACTAAGGCATGGAGGCCCTGGTACCACCAAAAGGAG GTCAGTGGTTGGTTTCAAGAATACGAGGGACTTACGTTTGCTACATTTAGAGGGGCAGGCCATGCAGTGCCTTGCTTCAAACCAAGCAACTCACTGGCATTCTTCTCAGCTTTTCTCCTTGGGGATGCTCCACCTTCTGAACGCTAA